The nucleotide window CTCTCCTCTGGTATAACCCTTACCACATCAACTAATTTTTTCGCATTCTTGAATGTAACAACACCTCCTATTGCTACATAAAGCCCTCGTCTTATAACTTCTTCAGCCATTTCCTTGCTACCAGAGAAACAATGTACAATTCCTCCTATCTTCCCCACATCCTCATCTCTTATCACATCTAATGTGTCTTGATGGGCATCTCTATCGTGTATGATAACAGGAAGCTTCATTTGTCTAGCTAAATCTATCTGCTGCACAAAAAATTCTTTTTGCACATCCTTAGGTATTGGATTACGATAATAATCCAACCCTATCTCGCCCACTGCAACTACCTTACCTCTATTCTGGCATATCAACTGCCTAAGTATCTCTAGATAATCATCTGTTAGTCCCTCTACTTCATGTGGATGCACCCCTACCGATGCG belongs to Clostridiales bacterium and includes:
- a CDS encoding TatD family hydrolase, whose protein sequence is MYFDTHAHYDDEQFDEDRYEVIQRVHEEGVDIIVNVGASMDTSVKSVDIANKYDYVYASVGVHPHEVEGLTDDYLEILRQLICQNRGKVVAVGEIGLDYYRNPIPKDVQKEFFVQQIDLARQMKLPVIIHDRDAHQDTLDVIRDEDVGKIGGIVHCFSGSKEMAEEVIRRGLYVAIGGVVTFKNAKKLVDVVRVIPEERLLIETDLPYLTPEPFRGGRNDSSYLKYIVDKIADIKETSSEYIAKVTMENAKRVYNLNTF